In Corynebacterium sp. P4-C1, the sequence CTCCTGCGGGCACCCGGCGGCGGCGACAGTGCGGGCGACGACCTCGTACATCTCCTGGGCCCGCGGGGAGTCGCCGATCGGCTGCAGGGCGATCACCGGGATCAGCGGGGTGTGGACGGCGAAGACATCGCGGTAGGACCGTGCCCAGGCTTCGAGCGCCTCCCGGTACCCGCCGCCGGAGGAGATGGCGCGGTTCAGGGGCGCGACGTCGACAAGCTGCATGACCGCGTCCTGGAGCAAATACAACAGCTCTTCCTTGCCTGCGATGTGGTTGTACAACGCGCTGGGCGCCACACCGAGTTCGCGGGCCACCGCGGCCATCGTCAACGCCTGGTAGCCCCGATTGGAGGCAATAGTTAGCGCCGCAAAACCTATTTTTTCGCGGCTGACCAGCGATTCAGTAGGGCGACCACGTTCTTTACCCATGTGACTCTTTCTTCAAACGGCGATGGACTGTACGCTGAATCACACCATTAATGAATGGCGTTCATTACTCACGACGGCCGGGTCCATCCGGCCTCAAGTTCAGGAGCAGAAGCATGAATACTAGCGCACCCCACACCGAAATCGAGCGCGATGTCGTCGTCGTCGGCGCTGGCCCTGCAGGCCTGATGGCCGCACGCACCCTGGCCAAGGCCGGCAAGTCCGTCGCCGTCCTCGAGGCCCGCGACCGCGTCGGCGGCCGCACCTGGAACGGCCGCGTGCGCGACGAGAAGGGCGTGGACCACTTCGTCGAGCTCGGCGGCCAGTGGATCTCCCCGGACCAGACCCGCCTCATCGAGCTTGTCGACGAACTCGGCCTGACCACCTTCCAGCGCTACCGCGAGGGTAAGTCCATCTACCTCTCCCCCAACGGTGAGCGCCACGAGTACGAAGGCCCCGTCTTCCCCGCCGCGGACAGCACCCAGGCGGAAATGGACAAGCTGATCAAGATTCTCGACGACCTGGCAGCCGAAATCGGCGCCAAGGAGCCGTGGGCGCACCCGAAGGCCGCGGAGCTCGACTCCATCTCCTTCCGCCACTGGCTCGAGCAGCAGTCCGACGATGTCGAGGCCATCGACAACGTGTCCATCTACGTCGCTTCCGGCATGCTGACCAAGCCGTCCTTCACCTTCTCCGCCCTGCAAGCGGTCCTCATGGCCGCTTCCGCTGGCTCCTTCTCCAACCTCGTGGACGAGGACTTCATCCTCGACCGCCGCGTCGAGGGCGGCATGATGTCCGTCTCCGAGACTCTCGCCGCCGAGCTCGGCGACGATGTCTTCCTGGGCACCCCGGTCCGCGAGATCCAGTGGGCGCAGCCGGATCCGTCCACCGAGGACAGCCTGAACAACGTCAAGCCGGACGTGCGCAACGGCATCCCCGACAACGGCAAGCCGGGCGACGTCACCGTCGTCTCCGACCAGGTGACCGTCCACGCCAAGAATGTCGTCGTCGCCGTTCCGCCGAACCTGTACAACCGCATCTCCTACGTCCCGCCGATGCCGCGTGACCTGCACATCGCGCACCAGCACATCTCCATGGGCCTGGTGATCAAGGTCCACGCCATTTACGAGACCCCGTTCTGGCGCGAGAAGGGCCTGTCCGGCACC encodes:
- a CDS encoding TetR/AcrR family transcriptional regulator, coding for MGKERGRPTESLVSREKIGFAALTIASNRGYQALTMAAVARELGVAPSALYNHIAGKEELLYLLQDAVMQLVDVAPLNRAISSGGGYREALEAWARSYRDVFAVHTPLIPVIALQPIGDSPRAQEMYEVVARTVAAAGCPQEQVMERIIALESFIYGSAWDATAPADLFDPAAIAPEHTALRAAADAMRVRAAKKGQRDANPYADQAFAAGLSELLDGITGAPSS
- a CDS encoding NAD(P)/FAD-dependent oxidoreductase, yielding MNTSAPHTEIERDVVVVGAGPAGLMAARTLAKAGKSVAVLEARDRVGGRTWNGRVRDEKGVDHFVELGGQWISPDQTRLIELVDELGLTTFQRYREGKSIYLSPNGERHEYEGPVFPAADSTQAEMDKLIKILDDLAAEIGAKEPWAHPKAAELDSISFRHWLEQQSDDVEAIDNVSIYVASGMLTKPSFTFSALQAVLMAASAGSFSNLVDEDFILDRRVEGGMMSVSETLAAELGDDVFLGTPVREIQWAQPDPSTEDSLNNVKPDVRNGIPDNGKPGDVTVVSDQVTVHAKNVVVAVPPNLYNRISYVPPMPRDLHIAHQHISMGLVIKVHAIYETPFWREKGLSGTGFGGGRLVQEVYDNTNRGQNIAGGAAGEEDTYGTLVGFVSDVYAEEMWHLPEEERKQRILSAMAEYLGPETMEPIAFYLSDMAAEEWTRGAYATSYDLGGLSRWGHLQNLPVGPIHFACSDIADEGYQHVDGAIRQGERAANAILGND